In Zobellia roscoffensis, the following are encoded in one genomic region:
- a CDS encoding DUF6787 family protein produces MKKLKQRWGIDSNFQIAVIFLVFAITGSTAAKLAAPVTTFIGLDSETTNVWLYWTARILLIFPIYQVLLVAFGWLFGQFQFFWNFEKKMISRIGLGFLLK; encoded by the coding sequence ATGAAAAAATTAAAACAACGTTGGGGCATAGACTCTAATTTTCAGATTGCAGTTATTTTTTTGGTGTTTGCTATTACTGGCTCAACAGCGGCTAAATTGGCGGCTCCTGTAACAACATTCATAGGCCTTGATAGTGAAACTACAAACGTTTGGCTGTACTGGACGGCCCGTATATTACTTATATTCCCCATATACCAAGTACTCTTAGTGGCATTTGGATGGCTTTTTGGTCAGTTTCAATTCTTTTGGAATTTTGAAAAGAAAATGATCAGTAGAATTGGGCTCGGATTTCTTCTAAAGTAA
- a CDS encoding monoheme cytochrome C, producing MKKHNHDKLKQEFQGFYRILILTCVVVALFSVAMIYFMADPTMSTFKSTVPDPDIVSVPAEEDDFDKIEDGIHVRTGFVEAPGMMETVQNCTNCHSAKLVMQNRMNKERWKTTIKWMQETQNLWDLGKNEDIIIDYLVTNYPPKKKGRREVLTDVDWYELKD from the coding sequence ATGAAAAAACATAATCACGACAAACTGAAGCAGGAGTTTCAGGGGTTTTATCGTATATTAATTTTGACTTGCGTAGTAGTAGCTCTTTTTTCAGTGGCTATGATTTACTTTATGGCAGACCCTACTATGTCTACTTTTAAAAGTACAGTGCCAGATCCTGATATCGTTTCGGTACCGGCAGAAGAAGATGATTTTGATAAAATAGAAGACGGTATTCATGTGCGTACTGGTTTTGTTGAAGCACCAGGGATGATGGAGACTGTTCAAAACTGTACAAATTGTCATTCTGCAAAACTGGTAATGCAAAACCGAATGAATAAGGAACGATGGAAAACGACCATCAAATGGATGCAGGAAACCCAAAACTTATGGGATTTGGGTAAAAATGAGGATATAATCATCGATTATTTGGTGACTAATTACCCACCTAAAAAGAAGGGTAGAAGAGAGGTTCTTACTGATGTTGATTGGTATGAATTGAAAGATTAA
- the folE gene encoding GTP cyclohydrolase I FolE, with protein sequence MAPYRNLEEYNLEITTEVKDRFSKIIDGIGEDVTREGLVKTPERAAKAMLFLTQGYQQDAVEILKGAMFKEDYDDMVIIKDIELYSLCEHHMLPFFGKAHVAYIPNGHIVGLSKIPRVVDVFARRLQVQERLTHDILECINNTLKPKGVAVVIEASHMCMMMRGVQKQNSVTTTSGFRGQFEKIETRNEFLKLISSDLS encoded by the coding sequence ATGGCACCCTATAGAAATTTAGAAGAGTACAATTTGGAAATCACAACGGAAGTCAAAGACCGATTTTCAAAAATAATAGATGGAATAGGAGAGGATGTTACTCGTGAAGGATTAGTAAAAACTCCCGAAAGAGCGGCAAAAGCAATGCTTTTTCTTACGCAAGGGTATCAACAAGATGCGGTAGAAATATTAAAAGGTGCTATGTTTAAGGAAGATTATGATGATATGGTCATTATTAAGGACATAGAATTATATTCGCTTTGTGAGCACCACATGTTACCATTTTTTGGTAAGGCTCATGTAGCTTACATACCAAATGGGCATATAGTTGGTTTGAGTAAAATACCGCGTGTGGTTGATGTGTTCGCACGCCGTTTACAAGTACAAGAGCGTCTTACCCATGACATTTTAGAATGTATAAACAACACATTAAAACCTAAAGGCGTGGCCGTGGTTATTGAAGCTTCTCATATGTGTATGATGATGCGTGGGGTTCAAAAACAGAATTCCGTTACAACAACATCAGGTTTTAGAGGGCAGTTTGAAAAAATTGAAACCCGAAATGAATTCTTGAAACTTATCAGTTCAGATTTATCTTAG
- a CDS encoding DUF937 domain-containing protein has protein sequence MSGLLDLLSSPMGKQLISGVASQTGNSTDQTGSVLSMALPVLMGAMKKNASSPEGAQGLMSALSGKHNGGILDNLGGLFSGGVDQSVMDDGAGILGHVLGGKQATVENALSQKSGMDAGSVSTILKVAAPILLGFLGKQTQEQNISDSSGIGNLLGGLMGGGDSGNQQQSLIESFLDSDGDGSILDDVASMALGGNKGGIGGMLGGLFGK, from the coding sequence ATGTCAGGATTATTAGATTTATTAAGTAGCCCAATGGGCAAACAGTTAATAAGTGGTGTAGCCAGCCAGACCGGTAACTCTACGGACCAAACAGGCAGTGTATTAAGTATGGCCTTGCCAGTTTTAATGGGCGCAATGAAAAAAAACGCATCCTCTCCAGAAGGTGCTCAGGGTTTAATGAGTGCCCTTTCAGGGAAACATAACGGTGGTATTTTAGATAATCTTGGTGGCCTTTTTAGCGGTGGCGTAGACCAATCTGTTATGGATGATGGCGCAGGTATACTAGGTCATGTTTTAGGAGGCAAACAAGCTACCGTAGAAAATGCTTTAAGTCAAAAATCTGGAATGGACGCTGGCTCTGTTTCTACAATTTTAAAGGTAGCAGCCCCTATTCTTCTTGGATTTCTAGGCAAGCAAACACAAGAACAAAATATTAGTGACTCAAGTGGCATTGGCAACCTTCTTGGCGGACTAATGGGTGGCGGCGATTCTGGCAACCAACAACAATCATTAATAGAATCTTTCTTGGATTCTGATGGCGATGGTAGTATTCTTGACGATGTAGCTTCTATGGCTCTTGGTGGGAATAAAGGAGGTATTGGCGGTATGCTAGGTGGTTTATTCGGAAAATAA
- a CDS encoding ABC transporter ATP-binding protein produces MIKASNIKKFYGDLEVLKGVDLHIKKGEVISIVGASGAGKTTLLQILGTLDVQSNPNESELLINGTEVTKLSDKNLAKFRNEHIGFIFQFHQLLPEFTALENVCIPAFIKNTPKAKAEIKAKQLLDFLGLSKRYNHKPSELSGGEQQRVAVARALVNEPSIIFADEPSGNLDSESADNLHKLFFELRDEFGQTFVIVTHNEQLADMADRKLTMVDGLIVNKEVALDTPEL; encoded by the coding sequence ATGATCAAAGCTAGTAATATTAAAAAGTTTTATGGAGATTTAGAAGTCCTGAAAGGTGTTGATCTTCACATTAAAAAAGGTGAAGTTATCTCCATAGTAGGGGCTTCTGGAGCAGGAAAAACAACTTTGTTACAGATTTTAGGAACATTAGACGTTCAGTCTAATCCCAACGAAAGTGAACTTCTAATTAATGGTACGGAAGTGACCAAACTATCGGACAAAAACCTGGCAAAGTTTAGAAATGAACACATTGGTTTTATCTTTCAGTTTCACCAATTGCTTCCTGAATTTACTGCCTTGGAAAACGTGTGTATTCCTGCATTTATAAAAAATACACCTAAAGCGAAAGCTGAAATTAAGGCAAAACAATTATTGGACTTCTTAGGACTTTCCAAGAGATATAACCATAAACCCAGTGAGTTATCCGGTGGTGAGCAGCAAAGGGTTGCTGTGGCACGAGCTTTGGTAAACGAACCTTCCATAATTTTTGCCGATGAGCCAAGTGGAAATCTGGATTCAGAAAGTGCAGACAACCTTCATAAACTCTTTTTTGAGTTACGTGATGAGTTTGGACAAACTTTTGTAATCGTAACCCACAACGAACAATTGGCAGATATGGCCGATAGAAAACTCACCATGGTAGACGGCCTTATCGTCAATAAAGAAGTGGCTCTTGACACTCCTGAACTGTAA
- the serC gene encoding 3-phosphoserine/phosphohydroxythreonine transaminase — MKKHNFSAGPCILPQEVLLKASEAIMDFNGSGLSLIEISHRSKDFVEVMENARSLAIELLGLEGKGYSAIFLQGGASMQFLMTAYNLLEKKAGYLNTGTWSEKAIKEAKMFGEIVEVGSSKDENFNYIPKGYSIPEGLDYLHLTSNNTIFGTQIKKFPNTNVPLVCDMSSDIFSRQLDFSQFDLIYAGAQKNMGPAGATLVVIKDDVLGKVSRQIPSMLNYQVHISKDSMFNTPPVFAVYTSMLTLEWLKNAGGITAIDEINEKKAQLIYSEIDLNPVFKGYANKEDRSNMNATFNLTDDKLKDTFDALCKEAGINGINGHRSVGGYRASMYNALSLESVGVLVDVMSEMERKG; from the coding sequence ATGAAAAAACATAATTTTAGTGCCGGCCCATGTATTTTGCCTCAAGAAGTATTATTAAAAGCTTCAGAAGCTATAATGGATTTTAATGGCTCGGGGCTTTCCCTAATAGAGATTTCACATCGTAGTAAAGATTTTGTAGAAGTAATGGAAAATGCTAGAAGCTTGGCTATTGAGCTTTTAGGATTAGAAGGAAAGGGATATTCAGCAATCTTTCTTCAAGGTGGTGCTAGCATGCAGTTTTTAATGACGGCCTACAACCTTCTAGAAAAAAAAGCCGGATATCTTAACACGGGTACTTGGAGCGAAAAAGCCATTAAAGAAGCCAAAATGTTCGGTGAAATTGTTGAGGTTGGCTCTTCAAAAGATGAAAATTTCAATTATATACCAAAAGGGTATTCAATTCCCGAGGGACTTGACTATTTACACCTGACTTCAAACAATACTATTTTTGGAACGCAAATAAAGAAATTTCCAAACACCAATGTACCATTGGTATGCGACATGAGTTCAGATATTTTCTCTCGTCAATTGGATTTTTCTCAGTTCGATTTAATTTACGCAGGAGCCCAAAAGAATATGGGGCCGGCAGGAGCTACTCTAGTGGTTATAAAAGATGATGTTCTAGGTAAAGTTTCCAGACAAATTCCTAGCATGTTGAATTACCAAGTACACATTTCAAAAGACAGTATGTTTAATACACCTCCTGTTTTTGCGGTTTACACTTCTATGTTAACTTTAGAATGGTTGAAAAATGCAGGTGGTATTACTGCTATTGACGAAATTAACGAGAAGAAAGCACAGTTAATTTATTCTGAAATTGACCTAAATCCTGTTTTTAAAGGTTATGCAAATAAAGAAGACCGTTCTAACATGAACGCTACTTTTAATTTGACAGATGATAAACTAAAAGATACTTTTGATGCCCTATGTAAAGAAGCTGGCATAAATGGTATAAATGGTCACCGTTCTGTTGGTGGTTACCGTGCCTCTATGTATAATGCACTCTCACTAGAGAGCGTAGGTGTTCTTGTAGATGTTATGAGCGAAATGGAAAGAAAAGGGTAG
- a CDS encoding AraC family transcriptional regulator produces the protein MKIVPVLQIEQFDEEKTSVEFYSNDLAAHLKKNVAIVYKPHKHDFFLCVVFLKGSGTHEIDFSSYTIGDGSIFFLKPGQTHSWKFDSQPEGYIFFHTQSFFEFSIADVKLQQFPFYYSYKNPPNLTLSSLELEKVTNRFREINEEYHGKATYRKQKLSSLINLTYIDLSRMYTAFDTPENVVSSTYLKILSDLERIIEQFYRTEKQAHFYADKLNITTKHLNRVTKSTLGKTTTELISERILLEAKRLIVHSKSSLARVSEQLGYEDYAYFSRVFKSKTRLTPMEFKKRYQ, from the coding sequence ATGAAGATTGTACCGGTACTACAAATAGAACAATTTGATGAAGAAAAAACTTCGGTTGAGTTTTATAGCAATGATTTGGCAGCACATTTAAAGAAGAACGTGGCCATTGTGTATAAACCACACAAACATGATTTTTTCTTGTGTGTTGTATTTTTAAAGGGAAGTGGGACGCATGAAATAGATTTTAGTTCATACACTATTGGCGATGGGAGTATATTTTTTCTTAAACCTGGGCAAACTCATAGTTGGAAGTTTGACTCTCAACCAGAGGGTTATATTTTCTTTCACACCCAGTCTTTTTTTGAGTTCAGTATTGCTGATGTGAAACTGCAACAATTCCCTTTTTATTATTCGTATAAGAATCCGCCTAACTTAACTTTGTCCTCCTTAGAGTTGGAGAAGGTGACTAATCGTTTCAGAGAAATTAATGAAGAGTATCATGGTAAAGCCACTTATAGAAAACAAAAATTATCCAGTCTTATCAATCTAACTTACATAGATTTAAGTAGAATGTATACTGCTTTTGATACTCCAGAAAATGTAGTGTCTTCTACATATTTAAAGATTCTTTCTGATTTGGAAAGAATTATAGAACAGTTTTATAGAACTGAAAAGCAGGCTCATTTTTATGCAGATAAACTTAATATTACTACGAAGCATTTAAACCGAGTAACCAAGAGTACTTTAGGAAAAACTACAACAGAACTTATTTCTGAACGTATTCTTTTGGAAGCTAAACGGCTGATTGTGCATTCAAAAAGTTCACTGGCTCGCGTCTCAGAACAACTTGGGTATGAGGATTACGCTTATTTTTCACGTGTTTTTAAATCGAAAACTCGGTTAACTCCAATGGAATTTAAAAAACGATATCAATAA
- a CDS encoding sterol desaturase family protein: MEKYLDAFLNSFIGTLNWTWKSILFDVPWYTNYFWGIILLSILVWILEIAFPWRKNQAIFRSDFWLDAFYIFFNFFLFTIAISGFYKLLEMLFLDTVISFNTLAIFNIENWPSILQLAVFFVLLDFVQWFTHMLLHRYAFLWEFHKVHHSVKEMGFAAHMRYHWMENIFYKPLKTFAVMILGGFEPEQAYIVHFFAISIGHLNHSNIKLTWGPLKYIFNNPVMHLYHHAYELPENRKNGVNYGISLSLWDYIFKTDYIPEDSGLVPLGYEGDDELPKSFFGQLVHGFNFRQKNKKAN, translated from the coding sequence ATGGAAAAATATTTAGATGCATTTCTGAATTCCTTTATAGGAACTCTAAATTGGACATGGAAATCTATTCTGTTTGATGTGCCTTGGTATACCAATTATTTTTGGGGAATTATATTGCTGTCTATTCTAGTTTGGATTCTTGAAATTGCTTTTCCTTGGCGGAAAAATCAGGCGATTTTCAGGAGTGATTTTTGGTTAGATGCGTTCTATATTTTTTTCAATTTCTTTTTATTTACTATTGCTATTAGTGGGTTTTATAAGTTGTTGGAAATGTTGTTTTTAGATACGGTAATTTCATTTAATACTTTGGCTATTTTTAATATAGAAAATTGGCCGTCCATATTACAATTAGCAGTCTTTTTTGTCTTATTGGATTTTGTGCAATGGTTTACCCATATGCTATTGCATAGGTATGCCTTTTTATGGGAATTTCACAAGGTGCACCATAGTGTGAAAGAGATGGGTTTTGCTGCACACATGCGTTACCATTGGATGGAAAACATCTTCTACAAGCCGCTAAAAACTTTTGCTGTAATGATTTTAGGCGGATTTGAGCCTGAGCAAGCGTATATAGTTCATTTTTTTGCCATTTCTATCGGTCATCTGAACCATTCCAATATAAAACTTACTTGGGGTCCATTGAAGTATATTTTCAATAATCCGGTTATGCACTTATATCATCATGCGTACGAACTTCCTGAAAATCGAAAGAACGGGGTTAATTATGGTATAAGTTTAAGTTTGTGGGATTACATATTTAAAACAGATTATATTCCAGAGGATAGCGGTTTGGTTCCTTTAGGTTATGAAGGTGATGATGAGTTGCCCAAAAGCTTTTTCGGTCAGCTTGTTCATGGATTTAATTTCAGACAGAAAAATAAGAAGGCAAACTAA
- a CDS encoding DUF6146 family protein, whose product MKKLYFLLGIISFFTLCIVSSCKTTKETVSISEDEKAAFQQKEGDTITIADDSTEYEIIIIEPGFNFWLQSIAKPRNFYSQSYMENRNQVFVTNYNQRVAQPMRFNPSLYEQQINYEPHTDYGYEVNYKLYNYFIYFQRKYNQRLGPFVPRI is encoded by the coding sequence ATGAAAAAGCTATATTTTCTTTTAGGAATAATTTCTTTCTTTACTTTATGCATCGTAAGTAGCTGCAAAACAACAAAAGAAACTGTTTCTATTTCTGAAGACGAAAAGGCTGCGTTTCAACAAAAAGAAGGCGACACTATTACCATTGCCGATGATTCCACCGAATATGAAATTATAATTATTGAGCCTGGATTTAATTTTTGGCTACAGAGTATAGCCAAGCCCCGTAATTTCTATTCACAATCATACATGGAAAATAGAAATCAGGTTTTCGTTACCAATTACAACCAAAGAGTTGCTCAACCCATGCGTTTTAACCCTAGTCTATATGAACAACAAATCAACTATGAACCTCATACGGATTATGGTTACGAAGTAAATTACAAGCTCTATAATTATTTTATTTATTTTCAACGAAAATACAATCAACGCCTAGGTCCTTTTGTACCAAGAATTTGA
- a CDS encoding DUF983 domain-containing protein, translating into MEFLKGTKIYSIFTGACPVCQNESMYLESNPYKLSSTLKMEERCGHCHTKYKIEPSFFYGAMYVSYPVGLAFASVALFFCFFILDISLLTTFFIIVAEMILVLPIVLRLSRNIWINFFLHYGQHLKHKQKV; encoded by the coding sequence ATGGAATTTTTAAAAGGCACAAAAATTTATAGCATTTTCACTGGGGCCTGTCCCGTTTGCCAAAATGAAAGCATGTACTTGGAAAGTAACCCGTACAAACTGTCAAGTACTTTAAAAATGGAAGAACGCTGTGGACACTGCCATACAAAGTACAAAATAGAGCCTTCTTTCTTTTATGGGGCTATGTACGTGAGTTACCCAGTAGGTCTTGCTTTTGCAAGTGTTGCCTTATTTTTTTGTTTTTTTATTTTAGATATAAGTCTCCTAACCACTTTTTTTATAATAGTGGCAGAAATGATATTGGTCTTACCTATTGTCCTTCGTTTATCAAGAAATATTTGGATTAATTTCTTCTTGCATTATGGCCAGCATCTAAAACACAAGCAAAAGGTGTAA
- a CDS encoding sulfite oxidase — MQRRKFIGKAALASLASIVGADIVYGSKMTENYIPLALQDPDPFKLFKKDEDMVVLNDKPWNMEAQAHLLDDKITPNRAIFVRNNGLIPEEIDVNNWTLTIDGESVKQKKTYTLAELKSKFKQHTYQLTLECGGNGRSEFDPPAKGNQWTIGAVYCASWTGIRLRDVLEDVGIKDDAVYFGYHAADVHLSRDPGKEPISRGAPMAKALQDETILAFKMNGEDIPLVHGYPLRVIAGGWPASVSGKWLQRISIRNIVHDGTKMTGTAYRVPCKPVAPGEKVADEDMCIIESMPVKSLITYPKSGATISKGKKLTVRGHAWAGELEVAKMEFSIDFGATWKSCSLDKPANRLAWQHFSAEVEFPQEGYYEVWAKATDATGVSQPMLLPGWNPKGYLNNACHRIAVKIA, encoded by the coding sequence ATGCAAAGAAGAAAGTTTATTGGTAAGGCTGCGCTTGCATCTTTGGCCAGTATTGTGGGAGCCGATATTGTTTACGGTTCTAAAATGACCGAAAATTATATTCCATTGGCTCTTCAAGATCCAGACCCTTTTAAATTGTTTAAAAAAGATGAGGACATGGTGGTTCTGAATGACAAACCATGGAACATGGAAGCTCAGGCTCATCTTTTAGACGATAAGATTACTCCTAACAGGGCTATTTTTGTTCGTAACAATGGACTTATACCAGAAGAGATTGATGTAAATAACTGGACGCTCACCATAGATGGAGAATCTGTAAAACAGAAGAAGACGTATACTCTTGCAGAGCTAAAATCTAAATTTAAACAACATACATACCAATTAACACTAGAGTGTGGAGGTAATGGAAGGAGTGAGTTTGATCCCCCTGCAAAAGGGAATCAATGGACAATAGGAGCAGTTTATTGCGCCAGTTGGACAGGAATTAGATTGCGTGATGTGCTTGAGGATGTCGGAATAAAGGATGATGCCGTTTATTTTGGGTATCACGCTGCAGATGTACATTTAAGTCGGGACCCTGGTAAAGAGCCCATTTCTAGAGGTGCTCCAATGGCAAAGGCGCTTCAGGATGAAACTATATTGGCTTTTAAAATGAACGGAGAGGACATTCCGTTGGTGCACGGTTATCCACTTCGTGTTATTGCTGGTGGTTGGCCTGCTTCGGTTTCAGGGAAATGGCTGCAACGTATTAGTATTAGAAATATAGTACATGACGGCACTAAAATGACTGGTACGGCGTACAGGGTGCCTTGTAAACCTGTAGCCCCTGGTGAAAAAGTAGCAGATGAAGATATGTGCATCATTGAATCTATGCCGGTAAAATCATTGATAACCTACCCTAAATCTGGCGCCACTATCTCCAAAGGGAAAAAATTAACCGTTAGAGGTCATGCTTGGGCGGGTGAATTGGAAGTGGCTAAAATGGAATTTTCCATAGATTTTGGAGCTACTTGGAAATCATGTAGCTTGGATAAGCCTGCCAACAGATTAGCATGGCAGCATTTCTCTGCAGAGGTAGAATTTCCTCAAGAAGGGTATTATGAGGTGTGGGCAAAAGCAACGGATGCTACAGGAGTTAGTCAACCTATGCTGTTGCCAGGTTGGAATCCGAAGGGATATTTAAATAACGCGTGTCATAGGATAGCCGTAAAAATTGCGTAG
- a CDS encoding TIGR02757 family protein — translation MNRTELKQFLDAKVLEYEHPKFLETDPIQIPHKFSRKEDIEISAFLTATIAWGNRKSIINNANKLMNLMGNSPYDYVLEFTDENNKELSSFVHRTFNGQDLGYFIKSLQNIYQNHGGLEVVFAKHADKQSMQTAISEFKKTFFELPHPSRTQKHVSDPLKGSAAKRINMFLRWMVRSNATSVDFGIWKSISPSLLSCPLDVHSGNVGRKLKLLTRKQNDAKALAELDKNLRKLDSVDPVKYDFALFGLGVFEKF, via the coding sequence ATGAACCGTACCGAACTAAAGCAATTTTTAGATGCCAAGGTATTGGAGTACGAACACCCCAAATTCTTGGAAACGGACCCTATTCAGATTCCGCATAAATTCTCTCGTAAAGAAGATATTGAAATTAGCGCATTTCTCACGGCCACTATTGCTTGGGGAAATCGTAAGAGCATCATTAACAATGCCAATAAGTTAATGAACCTTATGGGCAACTCTCCTTATGATTACGTTTTAGAGTTTACAGATGAGAATAATAAGGAGCTCTCGTCCTTCGTTCATCGTACTTTTAATGGTCAAGATTTGGGTTATTTTATAAAGAGCTTGCAAAATATTTATCAAAACCATGGTGGGTTAGAAGTTGTGTTTGCCAAACACGCAGATAAACAATCTATGCAGACAGCTATTTCTGAATTTAAGAAAACGTTTTTTGAACTGCCACATCCTTCCCGGACTCAAAAACATGTTAGTGACCCATTGAAAGGTTCTGCGGCAAAACGCATTAATATGTTTTTAAGGTGGATGGTACGCAGCAATGCCACTTCTGTTGATTTTGGAATTTGGAAAAGTATTTCCCCTAGTCTGCTATCCTGCCCACTGGATGTTCATTCTGGAAACGTGGGTAGAAAATTAAAACTACTTACCCGGAAACAGAATGATGCAAAAGCACTTGCCGAACTAGATAAAAACTTACGCAAACTTGATTCTGTGGACCCCGTCAAATATGACTTTGCCCTTTTTGGTTTGGGAGTTTTTGAAAAATTCTAA
- a CDS encoding D-2-hydroxyacid dehydrogenase translates to MKILANDGIAKPGIKALEDSGFEVLTTTVAQKQLQNFINENDISALLVRSATQVRKDLIDNCPTLKLIGRGGVGMDNIDVEYAKEKGLHVINTPAASSSSVAELVFAHLFGGVRYLHDANRNMPLEGDSNFKSLKKSYASGIELRGKTLGIIGFGRIGQATAKIAIGVGMKVIFYDPYLEQASIDVAFYDGQSATFNLESQTKETLVSTSDFITLHVPAQKNYVLGKEEFEMMKPGVGIINAARGGVLDEVALVDALENGNVIFAGLDVYESEPNPEIRILMHPNISLTPHIGGATGEAQNRIGTELAEQIISLLK, encoded by the coding sequence ATGAAGATACTTGCAAACGACGGAATAGCAAAACCTGGCATAAAAGCACTTGAAGACTCCGGTTTTGAAGTGCTTACTACCACAGTGGCTCAAAAGCAGTTACAAAATTTTATAAATGAAAACGACATTTCGGCTTTACTGGTACGAAGCGCCACACAGGTAAGAAAAGACCTTATTGATAACTGCCCTACCCTTAAATTGATAGGTAGAGGCGGTGTTGGTATGGATAATATTGATGTGGAATACGCCAAAGAAAAAGGACTACACGTCATTAACACACCGGCTGCTTCATCATCTTCTGTAGCAGAACTCGTTTTTGCACATCTCTTTGGAGGTGTTCGCTATTTACACGATGCCAATAGAAATATGCCCCTTGAAGGCGATAGCAACTTCAAAAGCTTAAAAAAATCTTATGCTTCCGGAATAGAGCTTCGCGGGAAAACTTTAGGAATAATTGGTTTTGGAAGAATAGGTCAAGCTACCGCCAAAATAGCCATAGGTGTTGGTATGAAAGTTATTTTTTACGACCCATATCTAGAACAAGCATCAATTGACGTTGCATTTTACGACGGACAATCGGCAACCTTTAATCTTGAGTCTCAAACAAAAGAAACACTAGTATCTACCTCGGACTTTATAACCCTTCATGTTCCCGCTCAAAAGAACTATGTTTTAGGAAAAGAAGAGTTTGAAATGATGAAACCAGGTGTTGGTATTATAAATGCTGCACGTGGCGGAGTTTTGGATGAAGTTGCCCTTGTTGATGCTTTGGAAAATGGTAATGTCATTTTTGCCGGTCTTGATGTTTACGAGTCAGAGCCCAATCCGGAAATTAGAATACTTATGCATCCTAATATCTCCCTAACTCCACATATTGGAGGAGCTACTGGAGAAGCTCAAAACCGAATTGGAACGGAATTAGCAGAACAGATTATCTCGCTCCTAAAATAA
- a CDS encoding TlpA family protein disulfide reductase: MKKRKLSISDGVLLVFILLLVIPQTRKPIQVALNSVKMQFFSPSKISEENQTVIESFNYRVETLNGENISLEIGRGRVTFIGYWATWCPPCIAEMPSIQKLYDDYGDSVNFLLLTNEEPEVVKRFLEKKKFILPVYIPRMQAPEALYDRNIPTNFVIDKTGKIVVKETGSTDWNAKKIRAILETLIAS; encoded by the coding sequence ATGAAAAAAAGAAAGCTTAGTATTAGTGATGGTGTTTTGTTGGTCTTTATACTGTTACTAGTCATTCCCCAGACACGTAAACCAATACAGGTGGCGCTTAATAGCGTGAAAATGCAATTTTTTTCTCCTTCTAAAATAAGCGAAGAAAATCAAACGGTTATAGAGTCTTTTAACTATAGAGTTGAAACCTTGAATGGTGAAAACATTTCTCTGGAAATCGGAAGAGGTAGAGTCACATTTATTGGGTATTGGGCAACTTGGTGCCCTCCGTGCATTGCCGAAATGCCCAGTATTCAAAAATTATATGATGATTATGGAGATTCTGTAAACTTTCTCCTTCTAACAAATGAAGAACCTGAAGTTGTAAAACGTTTTTTGGAGAAAAAGAAATTTATATTACCCGTTTATATTCCCAGAATGCAGGCGCCAGAAGCGCTTTATGACAGAAATATACCTACTAACTTTGTAATTGACAAAACAGGTAAGATAGTTGTAAAAGAGACCGGTTCTACAGATTGGAATGCTAAAAAAATCAGAGCAATTTTAGAAACTTTAATTGCGTCTTAG